Genomic DNA from Modestobacter versicolor:
TCCAGAGGTCGCCGCCGGCGCCGGGGCTGTGCGCCCCGGTGGACAGCGGGGTGTAGGCGTACCAGCCGAAGTCGGCGGCACCGCCCGGGGTGAGGAAGCCGGAGACCGCGAGCGAGGCGCCGAAGAAGAACAGCCAGAAGGAGAAGGCGTTCAGCCGCGGGAACGCGACGTCGGGTGCGCCCAGCTGCAGCGGCATGATCAGGTTCGCGAACGCGAAGAACATGGGCGTCGCGAAGAACAGCAGCATGATCGTGCCGTGCATCGTGACCAGCTGGTTGTACTGCTCGGGCGAGAGGAACTGCAGCTCCGGGCGGGCCAGCTCACCACGCATCAGCAGCGCCATGAAGCCACCGACGAAGAACCAGATGAAGGCCACCGTGGTGTACATCAGGCCGATGGTCTTGTGGTCGGTGGTGCGCAGCAGACCGAGGAGCCGCGACCCCTTCTCGGCTTCGTGCGCCGGGCTCGGCCGGCTCACGATCGGGGCGGGTGCGATCGTCACGGTCGGAGCTTAGACCGTGACGTGGACCGCCACGCGGCGGGAGCGGGACACGGAGCGCCGCGCGTGGCGCGCCTCTCCCCGACCGGGGCCGGGCCGCCCGAGCGCACGGTCCGGCGGCTGCGGCAGGCCGCCGCAGAACCCCTGCTCACAGGCCCGTAGGGCGTCACCCGATCGGGTGCAACCGACGGAACCGATTGGTCTCGGAAGTTTGAGAACGATCAAGCTCGGGCATGTAGGGCCTTGCGCTGGACAGCCCAGCGCACGACGGCACACCGCCGTCATGCGTAGGAGGCTCACGTGGACGTTCTCTGGAACATCATCGTCCTGATCATCATCGGGGCCATCGCCGGCTTCATCGCCCGCGCGGTGATCCCCGGCAAGCAGGACATCGGGATCGGTCTCACCATCGCGCTCGGCATCGTCGGGTCCGTGGTGGGCAACCTCCTGGGCAGCCTGATCTTCGAGCCGCACAAGTTCGAGCTCGGCACCTCGGGGATCATCGGTTCGATCATCGGCGCGATCATCGTGCTCGGCATCTACGTGATGGCGACGAACAAGCGACGCATCACCCGCTGACGACGCGCTCCGTCCGCGACGGAGCCGCAGCACCGCACGAACGAGGGCCCGGCCACCACGGCCGGGCCCTCGTTCGCGTTCTCGACCCGCTACGCCCGGGCCCAGGTACCGACGTCGACCGCCACCGTCACCGGCACCGCGGCGGGCAGCGCGGCGGTCCGGGCGGCGAGCTCGCCGGGTGCCAGGTGCCGGGCGTGCGGCCCCATGCCGACCAGCGTCCGCACCGCGGCGTGGTCGAGGACGAGGCGCTCGCGGTGCGCCGTCGTCCCGGCCGGGCGCAGGTGCGGGCCGAGGCCGGCGGCCAGCCGGTCGGCCTTGGCCGGGTCGACGGTGAGCAGCCCCAGCGGGACGACGAGCTCGGCGAGGTGGTCGACGGCGGGGGTGACGACGACCAGCCGCCCGTCGGGCCGCAGCACCCGGGCGGTCTCGGCACCGTTCCGGGGCGCGAAGACGACGAGCACCCGGTCCAGGACGGCGTCGCGCACCGGCCACCGCGCCCACGAGTCGGCGACGACGGCCATCGCCCGCGGGTGCGCCCGCGCAGCACGGCGGGCGGCGTAGCGCGAGGCGTCCAGCACCAGGCCCACGGCGTCCGGCGCCCGGTCCAGCACGCCGGCCAGGTGCCCACCGGTGCCGCCGCCGGCGTCCAGCAGGGTCCGCGGCTCTCCGTCGGCGAGCACGGCGTCACCCAGCGCCGCGGTGATCCCGGCGTAGTGGCCGGCGGCCAGGAACGCCGCCCGGTCGGCCACCATCCCCGCGGAGTCGCCGTCGTGCGGGCTCCCGCCGGGCGGCAGCAGCGTCACGTGGCCCTGGCGGGCCCGGTCGAAGGCGTGCCCGGTGGCGCAGCGCAGCCCGGACTCGTCGGTGACCAGCCCCGCCCCGCAGACCGGGCAGGCGAGGACGGCGACCGCTGCCGGCGGCAGGGCGGGCAGGCTCACCGGCGCCGCGGCAGCACCGGCAGGCGGTGCAGGGTCAGGTCGTCGAGCCGCCCCTCCCCCACGGTGCCGGTGAGGTAGGTGGCGAAGGGCTGGCGGCGGCGGTCGGTGGGCGAACCGGGGTTCAGCAGCCGCAGCCCGGTGGCAGCCGTGGTGTCCCAGGGGATGTGGCTGTGGCCGAACACCAGGACGTCGACGTCCGGGAACCGCTCGGCGCAGCGCTGCTCCCGCCCCGCGGCGGCCCCGGTCTCGTGCACGACGGCGAAGCGCACCCCGCCGAGCTCGACCCGGGCAACCTCGGGCAGCCGCTCGCGCAGCACCCCGTGGTCGTTGTTGCCGTGCACCCCGACCACCCGCCGGGCCCGGCGCTCCAGCTCGTCGAGCAGCGCGACGTCGACCCAGTCGCCGGCGTGCACCACGACGTCGCAGGTCTCGATCTGGTCCCAGAGGGAATCCGGGAGGTCACGGGCCCGCTTGGGCACGTGGGTGTCAGAGATGAACACCACGGAAACGCGCACGACGACATGGTCGCAGCCCGCTACCTTGCCCTCTTGGCCGGCGACCCGGCCGACCGGAACCACAGATCGAGGACCCACGTGAGCGACACCGCCCCCACCCCCGCGGCCGGGCAGGCCACCCTGGGCGCCGAGCCCTACCCGAAGCGCTGGCTGGCCCTCGCGGTCATCGCCGTGACGGTGCTGATGGTCATCCTGGACGCGACCATCGTGAACATCGCGCTGCCCGCGGTCTCCGCGGACCTGGACATCTCCGCGGCCAGCCAGCAGTGGATCGTCACCGCCTACACGCTGACCTTCGGCGGCTTCCTGCTGCTCGGCGGGCGGATCGCCGACTTCTGGGGCCGCAAGCGCACCTACCTCGTCGGCGCCGTCGGCTTCGCGGTCGCCTCGGCCCTGGGCGGCCTCGCGCCCAACGAGGAGATCCTGTTCGCCGCCCGAGCGCTGCAGGGTGCCTTCGGTGCGCTGCTCGCGCCGGCCTCGCTGGCGCTGCTGACCGTGCTGTTCACCGACGCCAAGGAGCGGGCGAAGGCCTTCGCCGTCTACGGCGCGATCGCCGGTGGCGGGTCGGCCGTCGGCCTGCTGCTCGGCGGCGTGCTCACCGAGTACGCCGACTGGCGCTGGTGCTTCTGGGTCAACGTCCCGGTGGCGGTCGTCGCCGTCGTCGCCGCGATCCCGATCGTCCCGGAGAGCAAGGCCCCCGGCGAGACCAGCTACGACATCCCCGGCGCGGTGCTGATCACCGTGGGGCTGGCGTCGTTCGTCTACGGCTTCACCCAGGTCGCCCAGACCGCGCAGGAGAACGCCGACGCGGGCAGCACCGACAACGCGTGGACCGACCCGACCGCGCTGACCTTCATCGCCGTCGGCGTGGCGCTCGTGGCGGCCTTCGTCGTCCTCGAGCTGAAGGTGCGCAACCCGCTGCTGCCGATGCGGCTGGTGCTCGACCGCAACCGCGGCGGCGCGTACCTGACCTCCACCCTTGTCGGCGCCGGGCTCATCGGGGCCTTCTTCTTCCTGAGCCTGTACTTCCAGCAGGTGCTCGGCTACGAGCCGGTCGTGGCGGGCTTCGCCTCGCTGCCCACCACGCTGGGCGTGCTGCTGTCGGCCGGCGCCGCGAGCGTCCTGGTGCCGAAGGTCGGGCCCAAGCCGCTGATGGTGGTCGGTGCGCTGCTGGCCGCCGGCGGCCTGTTCCTGATGTCGTTCCTGGACGTCGACAGCTCGTTCTGGGCGCTGGCCTTCCCCGGCCAGCTCGTGCTCGGCCTCGGCCTGGGCTTCACCTTCGTGCCGCTGTCCAACCTGGCGCTGATCGGCGCCGGCGAGCACGACGCCGGGGCGGCCAGCGCGATGCTGAACGCCACCCAGCAGGTGGGCGCCTCGATCGGCACCGCCCTGCTGGCGACGATCTCGGTCGGCGCGATCACCTCGGCGATCACCGACAGCGTCGCGGGCGGCGCGGACCCGACCGACCCGGCCGTGGGCATCGCGGCGCAGGTGGAGGGCTACACCACCGCCTTCACCTGGGCGGCGGCGCTGCTGCTGCTGGGCGCGGTCGTCTCCGCGGTGCTGATCAAGGCCACCAAGGACGACCTCCCGACCGACGCCGCGGTCGTGCACGCCGGCTGACGAAGGACCCCGTCCTCCTCACCTCTCGCAAGCTCGGGGCGAGCCTCTGGACGGGGCCGGACTGAGGCGCTCACCGGCCTGACGGCCGGTGAGCGCCTCAGTCGTGGACCGGGGCCTCGTGGCCGCGGTGGCCGGGCGACTCGAGCTGGAAGGTGCAGTGCTCGAGGTCGAAGTGGTGGCCCAGGCAGCTGCAGAGCGCGTCGAGCACCCGGCCGCCGTGCCCGTCGGCGAGGGCCTCGTCGGTGACGACCACGTGGGCCGAGAGCACCGGCTGGCCGGAGGTGATGGTCCAGGCGTGCAGGTCGTGCACGTCCAGCACGCCCTCGACGCCGAGCACGTGAGCGCGCACCTGGGCCAGGTCGACCCCGCGGGGGGCCGCCTCGAGCAGCACGTCGAGGGCCTCGCGGAGCAGTGACCACGCCCGCGGGAGCACCAGCGCACCCACCGCGAGGGAGGCGACGACGTCGGCGCCGGTCCAGCCCGTGGTGGCGATGACGAGGGCGGCGGCGATGACCGCGACCGAGCCGAGCGCGTCGCCGACGACCTCGAGGTAGGCGCCGCGGGTGTTCAGCGACTGCCCCTGCCCGGCGTGCAGCAGGCGCAGGGAGAAGAGGTTGACCAGCAGGCCGAGGGTCGCGACGCCGAGCATCCAGCCGGCGTCGATGTCCGGCGGGTCGCCGATCCGGCGGAACGCCTCGACGACGACGTAGGCCCCGACGCCGAGCAGCAGCAGCCCGTTGGCGACGGCCGCGAGCACCTCGATGCGCTGCCAGCCGAACGTGCGCCGGCCGCGGGCGGGCCGCTGGGCCAGCGTCACCGCTCCCAGCGCCATGCCGATGCCCAGGGCGTCGGTGGCCATGTGCGCGGCGTCGGCCAGCAGGGCGAGCGACCCGGAGACCAGCGCGCCGACGACCTCGACGACGAAGACGGCGCCGGTCAGCGCCAGTACGACCGCGAGCCGGCCGCGATGGGCAGCCGACGCGGTGCCGTGCGCCGCACCGTGGTCGTGCCCCATCGACGTCCTCCTGCTGACCGGCGTGCTCCTGGTATGCAGGATGCCGCATGTCAGACGGTAACGCCAGGAGGCGACGTGCTGGAACGGCCCTGCTGCAGGGGCCTGCCGCGAGCGTGCGAGTGGCGGGGGGCAGCAGGGTCCTTCTAGACCTGGACGCCGCGGTCGCGCAGCCACGCCAGCGGGTCGACCCGCTCGCCGTCGATCCCGCCGACGTGCACCTCGAAGTGCAGGTGCGGGCCGGTGGACTGGCCACGGTTGCCCAGCAGCGCGATCGTGTCGCCGGCCTTCACCGTCTGCCCCTCGGCGACCAGGATCTCCTGCATGTGGCCGTAGACGGTGACGTCGCCGTTCTCGTGCTGGACGTACACGGCGAGACCGAAGCCGCTGGCCGCACCGGCCCGGACGACGACGCCGTCCATGGCCGCGTACTCGGGGGTGCCCATCGGGGCGGCGAAGTCGACGCCGCCGTGCAGCGTGCCCCACCGGTAGCCGAACCCGCTGGAGAGCCGGGCGCCCTGGACGGGGAGGACAGCCTTGGGCCGAGCGGCCTCCGCGGCGGCCTGGGCCTGGGCGGCGGCGGCCGCAGCGGCGGCGTCCACGGCCGCCTGGTCGGCCTGCGCCTGCAGCTGGGCGGCGGCGGCCTGGGCGTCCTCGCGCTCGGCGCGGGTGGCAGCGAACTCCTGGAGGCGGGCGGTGGCCTCGTCGTCGCTGAGCGTCGGTTGCTCGGCCTGCACGAGACCGAGCTCCTCGGCCACGCTGATCGGCTCGTCGGCCTGGGCCTCCGTCGCGGGGCCGCTGGCGGCGGTGGTGGCGGCGACGCCGGCCGCACCGATCAACGCGGCGGCCAGGTAGAGGGCCGGGCGGCGGGTGCGGGCGACCGACGGGCGGCGGTGCCGGGGCCCGGAGCCGGCGGCGAGCGCGGCGACGACGGCCTCGGCGTCCAGCGGCTGCCGGGCGGGGCGCTCGGCGTCACCCTCGCGGGCGGCGACACCGGCCAGCTGCAGGGCGTCGACGTCGAAGAGCGGCCAGGCGTCGGTGAGCACGAGGCCCTCGGGCTCGACCGGCAGCGGCCAGGCGTCGGACAGCGCGTCGTGCCGGGTGTCCGGCAGGCCGTCGGTGTGCACGACGATCGTGGCGCCGTCGGCGCGGCCGCCGCGGAGCAGGGTCAGCCCCCGCCGGGCGGACCGGGCGCCGGGCGCGGAGAACAGGGAGACGGGCGCCGACACCGGCACCTCGGGGCCCTCGGGCGACCCGGTGGCGGTGGAGCCACCAGCGGAGCGGGTGCGGTAGCGACGCACCGTTCCGTCGTCGTCGAGCCGGGCGAGATGTTGCGGGTCCATGCACCTGTCTTCCGTCGGGGGCGAGCTCTGCTGCCGGGGCCGGAGCCGGGGGCCGGAGCTCGATGACGGGGCCCATGTAAACACGCCGTGATGAGTTCGTGATGTGTTCAACCATCGATGCACACGAGGTCAAGTGAGCAGCGTCACAACACTTCCTGCCAAACGGACACCCTCCGTTACGTCATCACTGCTGGCAGGTCATGAATCGAACGCGCCGTGACGGGTAGGGGATGAGGAAGGTCACGCACGACGGATCAGCCTCCCGACCTGTCCGTGACCCCCACACGCACCCCAGACCGAGGAGCACACCCATGCGCGCAGTGACCTGGCACGGCCGGGACGACGTCCGGGTGGACACCGTCCCGGACCCCTCGATCCAGGACCCGACGGACGTGGTCGTCGAGATCACCTCCTCCGGCATCTGCGGCTCGGACCTGCACCTGATCGAGGTCATGGCGCCGTTCATGACGGTCGGCGACGTGATGGGCCACGAGCCGATGGGCGTCGTCCGCGAGGTCGGCCCCGGGGTCACCGAGCTGAAGGCCGGCGACCGGGTCGTCGTCCCGTTCAACATCTCCTGCGGCACCTGCTGGATGTGCAACCAGGGCCTGCAGAGCCAGTGCGAGACCACCCAGAACCGCGAGCAGGGCTTCGGCGCCTCGCTGTTCGGCTACACGAAGCTCTACGGCCAGGTGCCCGGCGGGCAGGCCGAGTACCTGCGGGTGCCGTTCGGCAACACGCTGCCGATCAAGGTCCCCGAGGGCCCGGCCGACGACCGCTTCGTCTACCTCTCCGACGTGCTGCCCACCGCCTGGCAGGCCGTCCAGTACGCCGGCGTCGTGCCCGGCGGCTCGGTGCTCGTGCTGGGCCTCGGCCCGATCGGCGACATGGCCACCCGGATCGCCAAGCACCTGGGTGCCTCGGCCGTCTACGCCGTGGACACCGTGCCCGAGCGGCTGGCCCGGGCCCGCGCCCACGGCATCGACGTCCTGGACTCCACCGCCCAGGCCGACGTCGTCGCCTGGGTGCGGGACAAGACCGACGGTCGCGGCCCGGACGCCGTCATCGACGCCGTCGGCATGGAGGCGCACGGCTCCCCCGGCGCCAAGCTGGCGCAGAAGGCGACCGCGCTCGTCCCGGACGCGGTGATGGAGAAGGTCATGCAGGTCGTCGGCGTTGACCGGATGGCCGCGCTGAACACCGCCATCGAGGCCGTGCGCCGCGGCGGCACCATCTCGCTGTCCGGCGTCTACGGCGGGGCGACCGACCCGATGCCGCTGATGCGGATGTTCGACAAGCAGATCGAGCTGCGGATGGGCCAGGCCAACGTGTGGCGCTGGGTGCCCGACATCCTGCCGCTGCTCACCGACGGCGACCCGCTGGGCGTCGACACCTTCGCCACCCACCACGTGCCGCTCGAGCAGGCGCCGCAGGCCTACGAGACCTTCCGGCAGAAGCAGGACGGCGCGGTGAAGGTGCTGCTCCAGCCCTGACCCACCCCGCTCCGGCCACGGGCCGCGCACCGGACCCCCCGGTGCGCGGCCCGTGCCGCGTGGTGCGACGTGACGAGCTTCACCGGCCCGGGGTGCAACAGATCGGCGCGGACTCCTCTTGGCTGGGAGAGGACGCCGACGTCCGCGTCCGCCCCCCTCTCCTCCACCTGGAGTACTGCTGTGCCCCGCGCCCTGCTCGCGCTCGCCATCGGTGCCTTCGGCATCGGCACCACCGAGTTCGTGGTGATGGGCATGCTGCCCCAGATCGCCGAGGGGCTGGACGTCTCCGTCTCCGCGGTGGGCCTGCTGATCTCCGCCTACGCGATCGGCGTGGTCATCGGCGCACCCACCCTGACCGCGCTGGGCGTGCGGTTCACCCCGCGGCAGACGCTGGTCGCGCTGATGGTGCTGTTCACCGTCGGCAACCTGCTCTCCGCGCTGGCCCCCAGCTACGGCTGGCTGGTCGCCGCCCGGGTGTTCGCCGCGCTGGCCCACGGGTCGTTCTTCGGCGTCGGCGCGGTCGCCGCGCGGCGGCTGGTGCCCAAGGAGAAGGCCACCCAGGCCATCTCGCTGATGATCACCGGCCTGACGCTGGCCAACGTCATCGGCGTCCCGCTCGGCACCTTCGTGGCCCAGCAGCTGAGCTGGCGGGTGGTCTTCGCCGCCGTCGCCGTCATCGGCCTGGTCACCATCGCCGGGCTGCTGGCCTGGATGCCGCGGGTCGCCGGCGAGCCCACCGACCTGCGCAGCGAGCTGGGTGCCTTCCGCCGCCGCGGGGTCTGGCTGGTGCTGAGCACCACGATGATCGGCTTCGCGGCCCTGTTCTCCGTCTACAGCTACGTCAGCCCGATCCTCACCGAGCTCGGCGGCATCCCGGAGGGCTGGGTCACCCCGGTGCTGGGCCTGTTCGGCGCCGGCACCACGGTCGGCACGCTGGCCGGCGGCCGGCTCGGCGACCGCTGGGGGATGTCGTTCGTCGCCGTCGGGCTGCTGGGCACCGCCGGCGCCCTGGCGGTGCTGGCCCTGGTGGCACGCACCCCCGCCGCGGCCATCGCCGTGCTGGTCTTCTTCGGCACGCTCGCCTTCGCCCTGGGCCCGGTCGTGCAGAACCGGGTCATCGAGGCGGCCCGGGTGCCCGGCGGGAGCCTGGTCTCGGCGGCCAACCAGGCGGCGTTCAACCTGGCCAACGCCCTCGGGGCGGCGCTGGGGGCGGCGGCGCTGTCCGCCGGCCTGGGCTACACCGCGCCGATCTGGGTCGGTGCCGGGCTCGCCCTGGTGGGCACCGGGATCGCGGCGGTCACCATCGCCTCCGAGCGCCGGGAGGGCGCCGTCCTCGCGGCCTCCGTCGCGGACGACGTCGACACCTGGCAGCGGGTGCTCGGACCGGTCGCCGTCCAGGAGCCGGTCGCCGTCCGCTGAGCCGTTTGACGGCACCCACCCGGCGGGGTAGTCCGGGGGCATGACGACGACGGCGGAGAAGTCCGGCCAGTACACCCTCGGCGACCGCACGGTGCACCGCATCGGCTACGGCGCCATGCAGCTGTCCGGGCCCCACATCATGGGCCCCCCGGCCGACCGGGACGGCGCGATCGCGGTGCTGCGGCGCGCGGTGGAGCTCGGTGTCGACCACATCGACACCAGCGACTACTACGGCCCGCACGTGACCAACGAGATCATCCGCGAGGCCCTGCACCCGTACCCCGAGCAGCTGACGATCGTCACCAAGATCGGCGCCCGCCGGACGCCGGAGGGCGAGTGGCCCGAGGCGCTGGCCGCCGACGAGCTGCGCCAGGCGGTGCACGACAACCTGGACCACCTCGGCGTCGAGGCCCTGGACGTGGTGAACCTCCGGATGCCCGGGTTCGCCCAGCCGGTCGAGCGCTCGCTGGCCGAGCCGATGGAGACCCTCGCGGCGCTGCAGCAGGAGGGGCTGGTCCGGCACATCGGGGTCAGCAACGTGACCCCGCAGATGCTCGCCGAGGCGCGGGGCATCGCCCCGGTGGTGTGCGTGCAGAACCACTACAACCTGGTCAACCGGGCCGACGACCCGCTGGTCGACGCCACCGCCCGCGAGGGCATCGCCTACGTGCCGTTCTTCCCGCTCGGCGGGTTCAGCCCGCTGCAGTCCGCGGCGCTGGAGTCGGTGGCCCGGGCGCTGGAGACCACGCCGATGGAGGTCGCGCTGGCCTGGCTCCTCGCGCGCTCGCCGAACCTCCTGCTCATCCCG
This window encodes:
- a CDS encoding putative RNA methyltransferase, giving the protein MPPAAVAVLACPVCGAGLVTDESGLRCATGHAFDRARQGHVTLLPPGGSPHDGDSAGMVADRAAFLAAGHYAGITAALGDAVLADGEPRTLLDAGGGTGGHLAGVLDRAPDAVGLVLDASRYAARRAARAHPRAMAVVADSWARWPVRDAVLDRVLVVFAPRNGAETARVLRPDGRLVVVTPAVDHLAELVVPLGLLTVDPAKADRLAAGLGPHLRPAGTTAHRERLVLDHAAVRTLVGMGPHARHLAPGELAARTAALPAAVPVTVAVDVGTWARA
- a CDS encoding M23 family metallopeptidase; this translates as MDPQHLARLDDDGTVRRYRTRSAGGSTATGSPEGPEVPVSAPVSLFSAPGARSARRGLTLLRGGRADGATIVVHTDGLPDTRHDALSDAWPLPVEPEGLVLTDAWPLFDVDALQLAGVAAREGDAERPARQPLDAEAVVAALAAGSGPRHRRPSVARTRRPALYLAAALIGAAGVAATTAASGPATEAQADEPISVAEELGLVQAEQPTLSDDEATARLQEFAATRAEREDAQAAAAQLQAQADQAAVDAAAAAAAAQAQAAAEAARPKAVLPVQGARLSSGFGYRWGTLHGGVDFAAPMGTPEYAAMDGVVVRAGAASGFGLAVYVQHENGDVTVYGHMQEILVAEGQTVKAGDTIALLGNRGQSTGPHLHFEVHVGGIDGERVDPLAWLRDRGVQV
- a CDS encoding MFS transporter; protein product: MPRALLALAIGAFGIGTTEFVVMGMLPQIAEGLDVSVSAVGLLISAYAIGVVIGAPTLTALGVRFTPRQTLVALMVLFTVGNLLSALAPSYGWLVAARVFAALAHGSFFGVGAVAARRLVPKEKATQAISLMITGLTLANVIGVPLGTFVAQQLSWRVVFAAVAVIGLVTIAGLLAWMPRVAGEPTDLRSELGAFRRRGVWLVLSTTMIGFAALFSVYSYVSPILTELGGIPEGWVTPVLGLFGAGTTVGTLAGGRLGDRWGMSFVAVGLLGTAGALAVLALVARTPAAAIAVLVFFGTLAFALGPVVQNRVIEAARVPGGSLVSAANQAAFNLANALGAALGAAALSAGLGYTAPIWVGAGLALVGTGIAAVTIASERREGAVLAASVADDVDTWQRVLGPVAVQEPVAVR
- a CDS encoding cation diffusion facilitator family transporter, whose product is MGHDHGAAHGTASAAHRGRLAVVLALTGAVFVVEVVGALVSGSLALLADAAHMATDALGIGMALGAVTLAQRPARGRRTFGWQRIEVLAAVANGLLLLGVGAYVVVEAFRRIGDPPDIDAGWMLGVATLGLLVNLFSLRLLHAGQGQSLNTRGAYLEVVGDALGSVAVIAAALVIATTGWTGADVVASLAVGALVLPRAWSLLREALDVLLEAAPRGVDLAQVRAHVLGVEGVLDVHDLHAWTITSGQPVLSAHVVVTDEALADGHGGRVLDALCSCLGHHFDLEHCTFQLESPGHRGHEAPVHD
- a CDS encoding GlsB/YeaQ/YmgE family stress response membrane protein, whose product is MDVLWNIIVLIIIGAIAGFIARAVIPGKQDIGIGLTIALGIVGSVVGNLLGSLIFEPHKFELGTSGIIGSIIGAIIVLGIYVMATNKRRITR
- a CDS encoding metallophosphoesterase family protein — encoded protein: MRVSVVFISDTHVPKRARDLPDSLWDQIETCDVVVHAGDWVDVALLDELERRARRVVGVHGNNDHGVLRERLPEVARVELGGVRFAVVHETGAAAGREQRCAERFPDVDVLVFGHSHIPWDTTAATGLRLLNPGSPTDRRRQPFATYLTGTVGEGRLDDLTLHRLPVLPRRR
- a CDS encoding zinc-dependent alcohol dehydrogenase — its product is MRAVTWHGRDDVRVDTVPDPSIQDPTDVVVEITSSGICGSDLHLIEVMAPFMTVGDVMGHEPMGVVREVGPGVTELKAGDRVVVPFNISCGTCWMCNQGLQSQCETTQNREQGFGASLFGYTKLYGQVPGGQAEYLRVPFGNTLPIKVPEGPADDRFVYLSDVLPTAWQAVQYAGVVPGGSVLVLGLGPIGDMATRIAKHLGASAVYAVDTVPERLARARAHGIDVLDSTAQADVVAWVRDKTDGRGPDAVIDAVGMEAHGSPGAKLAQKATALVPDAVMEKVMQVVGVDRMAALNTAIEAVRRGGTISLSGVYGGATDPMPLMRMFDKQIELRMGQANVWRWVPDILPLLTDGDPLGVDTFATHHVPLEQAPQAYETFRQKQDGAVKVLLQP
- a CDS encoding oxidoreductase, producing the protein MTTTAEKSGQYTLGDRTVHRIGYGAMQLSGPHIMGPPADRDGAIAVLRRAVELGVDHIDTSDYYGPHVTNEIIREALHPYPEQLTIVTKIGARRTPEGEWPEALAADELRQAVHDNLDHLGVEALDVVNLRMPGFAQPVERSLAEPMETLAALQQEGLVRHIGVSNVTPQMLAEARGIAPVVCVQNHYNLVNRADDPLVDATAREGIAYVPFFPLGGFSPLQSAALESVARALETTPMEVALAWLLARSPNLLLIPGTKSIEHLEQNLESAARVLGPVELAELDRIGGDGTLDPDL
- a CDS encoding MFS transporter, with protein sequence MSDTAPTPAAGQATLGAEPYPKRWLALAVIAVTVLMVILDATIVNIALPAVSADLDISAASQQWIVTAYTLTFGGFLLLGGRIADFWGRKRTYLVGAVGFAVASALGGLAPNEEILFAARALQGAFGALLAPASLALLTVLFTDAKERAKAFAVYGAIAGGGSAVGLLLGGVLTEYADWRWCFWVNVPVAVVAVVAAIPIVPESKAPGETSYDIPGAVLITVGLASFVYGFTQVAQTAQENADAGSTDNAWTDPTALTFIAVGVALVAAFVVLELKVRNPLLPMRLVLDRNRGGAYLTSTLVGAGLIGAFFFLSLYFQQVLGYEPVVAGFASLPTTLGVLLSAGAASVLVPKVGPKPLMVVGALLAAGGLFLMSFLDVDSSFWALAFPGQLVLGLGLGFTFVPLSNLALIGAGEHDAGAASAMLNATQQVGASIGTALLATISVGAITSAITDSVAGGADPTDPAVGIAAQVEGYTTAFTWAAALLLLGAVVSAVLIKATKDDLPTDAAVVHAG